One region of Amphiprion ocellaris isolate individual 3 ecotype Okinawa chromosome 9, ASM2253959v1, whole genome shotgun sequence genomic DNA includes:
- the si:ch73-54f23.4 gene encoding zinc-binding protein A33 yields the protein MYQNHTKDTNNNCNKSLLCDHKEKLVQAIKRIKHEVDECKDAERETYIESVEVESRFDDLEREIRAEFQNLHRFLDEEECKDLERLSRERQKQLKQLKQREKKIAEQGKDLQSAITVLNSKLAEEDSPKLLKEIQDLIKRSHVSFVLPAEVDTEVRSGQFVGPIQYRIWKHMKSCLYPNITSVTFDPETAHPNLSLSQSCDSVWFEEDKDTKDCQANPRRFSYYYCVFGHQCFTSGRHYWEVEVGNKTAWRLGVAQDNVPRGEMAATGTSSGLWTLALKGGSVQACTDPQPTKVNVSLRLVRIGVFLDCEKEEVTFYNAVTMAPIYTFSMGTVVVPLFPFFNPCDTDDGKNIAPVTVFNPSL from the exons ATGTACCAAAACCACACTAAAGACACCAACAACAACTGCAATAAAAGCCTTCTCTGTGATCACAAG gaAAAGCTTGTCCAGGCTATTAAAAGAATCAAGCATGAGGTAGATGAGTGCaaagatgcagagagagagacgtACATAGAATCAGTGGAAGTAGAG AGCcggtttgatgatctggaacggGAAATCAGAGCTGAGTTTCAGAACCTTCACCGCTTCCTGGATGAGGAGGAGTGTAAGGACCTGGAGCGGCTGAGTAGGGAGAGGCAAAAacaactgaagcagctgaagcagagagagaagaaaatagCAGAGCAAGGGAAAGACCTTCAGAGTGCAATCACAGTCCTCAACAGCAAATTGGCTGAGGAGGACAGTCCTAAGCTGCTCAAA GAAATTCAAGATCTCATAAAAAG GTCTCATGTCAGCTTTGTTCTTCCAGCGGAGGTGGACACAGAGGTCCGCTCAGGTCAGTTCGTGGGGCCCATCCAGTACAGGATATGGAAGCACATGAAAAGCTGCCTTTACCCAA atATTACATCAGTAACCTTTGACCCTGAAACCGCCCACCCTAATCTGTCTCTGTCCCAGTCCTGCGATTCAGTTTGGTTTGAGGAggataaagacacaaaagattGCCAAGCCAACCCACGACGGTTCAGCTATTATTACTGCGTGTTTGGCCATCAGTGCTTCACATCAGGCCGGCACTACTGGGAGGTGGAGGTCGGCAACAAGACGGCATGGAGGTTGGGTGTGGCACAAGACAATGTTCCAAGAGGGGAGATGGCTGCTACTGGCACCTCTAGTGGTCTCTGGACCTTGGCCTTAAAGGGTGGATCCGTCCAAGCCTGCACTGACCCACAGCCTACCAAAGTCAACGTATCTCTCCGCCTTGTCCGCATTGGCGTGTTCTTAGACTGTGAAAAGGAAGAGGTGACTTTCTATAATGCTGTTACCATGGCGCCAATCTACACCTTTTCAATGGGAACTGTGGTGGTTCCTCTGTTTCCATTCTTTAACCCATGTGACACAGATGATGGAAAGAACATAGCGCCAGTTACGGTCTTCAACCCATCACTATAA
- the si:dkeyp-77h1.4 gene encoding streptococcal surface protein B, producing the protein MVTVSVIVLSVLLTTAISAPVKDYQDSMTLFLGEDFHILLPSLGVEVMFRNKSGDVVLMRGSTMISSRARVNSYNSHLVIEAVGEGDEGLYTVKNPEDPNNVKRIFLWVRDCVNELTIKYGDNFRIPVSGVNRPITLEYRHSSVEANLTSRPALVVWTAAGTPTKPYQGRLSVSERNVTLSGVTGADEGSYTVRDNKGVIQRKVCLKVKEHQNFVTLPYGKRLKINLILNSSTVYLYYSLNNDPTLHLLLDKGESTSAIAELGLEERFSMEGSYVFLDQVTGADEGQFKIMDLQGFTVSTVHLQVQPYRLETLYVAIIALLGLLVFLLLVCLLSCLIKVKKRAKRSAALEKIAQNAGKDDEGEAFRQVVKNITKLSEESKHSQADNTEKSQSTEVDIKGLEVSSKEVGIGNLETSDSGVGFNTALPLDTDTDAPDQIPDSEAASISVAPETKPSPLPAAESKPSAPPMMEIKPSPVAETKLSPVPEAKKTPEKPVESKLDAPKPADVKLSPDPSTEPKAGLSPADPKSAPSPIQEPKPTVPKVITPTPESTSTLTPAPETPKTTTSEPITNGTSEPEPDSKPSPDHADIIGGSAPKAVPPKTPEVEMKPSGAVLEVGRDATVAEDSTTNT; encoded by the exons ATGGTGACAGTCAGTGTGATTGTGCTCAGTGTTCTGCTCACCACAG CTATCTCTGCCCCTGTAAAAG ATTACCAGGACTCCATGACCTTATTCCTTGGAGAGGATTTCCACATTTTACTGCCCTCGCTCGGGGTGGAGGTCATGTTTCGCAACAAGTCTGGTGATGTGGTCCTGATGAGGGGCTCCACAATGATCAGCAGTCGGGCCAGAGTCAACAGCTACAACAGCCACCTGGTTATAGAGGCTGTTGGTGAGGGAGATGAGGGTTTGTACACCGTGAAGAATCCAGAGGATCCAAACAATGTCAAACGCATTTTCCTTTGGGTTCGAG ACTGCGTCAACGAGCTGACCATCAAATACGGAGACAACTTCCGTATTCCAGTGTCGGGTGTAAATCGTCCCATCACTCTGGAGTACAGGCACAGCTCTGTGGAGGCCAACCTGACATCTAG ACCTGCTTTGGTGGTGTGGACTGCTGCAGGAACACCCACGAAACCCTATCAGGGTCGTCTCAGCGTCAGTGAGCGTAACGTCACCCTCAGCGGTGTGACGGGTGCAGATGAGGGGAGCTACACTGTCAGGGATAACAAGGGTGTTATTCAAAGGAAAGTGTGTCTCAAAGTCAAAG AGCATCAAAACTTTGTGACCCTTCCATATGGTAAAAGACTGAAGATCAACCTGATACTCAACAGTTCAACAGTGTATCTCTACTACAGCCTCAACAATGACCCCACACTCCACCTACTGCTGGACAAGGGAGAATCTACGAGT GCCATAGCAGAGCTGGGTCTTGAGGAACGTTTCTCCATGGAGGGTTCATACGTTTTTCTGGATCAGGTCACGGGTGCAGATGAAGGCCAGTTCAAAATTATGGACTTACAAGGATTCACTGTTTCCACTGTTCACCTGCAAGTGCAAC CCTACAGGCTGGAGACGCTGTATGTGGCGATCATTGCTCTGTTGGGCCTGCTGGTTTTCCTTCTGCTGGTTTGCCTGCTGTCCTGCCTGATCAAAGTGAAGAAGAGGGCCAAGAGGTCTGCTGCCCTGGAAAAGATCGCCCAGAACGCTGGCAAAGACGATGAGGGGGAGGCCTTCAGGCAG GTGGTCAAGAACATCACAAAACTCAGTGAAGAATCCAAGCATTCTCAGGCTGACAATACAGAGAAATCTCAGAGCACTGAGGTGGACATTAAG GGACTAGAGGTCTCCTCTAAAGAAGTTGGGATCGGTAACCTAGAGACCAGTGACTCTGGCGTTGGCTTTAACACTGCACTCCCATTGGATACTGACACTGATGCCCCTGATCAAATCCCTGACTCTGAGGCTGCAAGTATTTCTGTTGCTCCTGAAACCAAACCAAGCCCTTTACCTGCTGCTGAGTCTAAGCCAAGTGCTCCACCAATGATGGAAATCAAGCCCAGTCCAGTAGCTGAAACTAAACTCAGCCCAGTCCCTGAGGCCAAGAAAACCCCTGAAAAGCCGGTGGAATCGAAGTTGGATGCCCCTAAACCAGCGGATGTTAAACTTAGCCCAGACCCGAGCACAGAGCCCAAGGCTGGTCTGAGTCCAGCTGATCCAAAATCTGCACCCAGCCCAATCCAAGAGCCTAAGCCAACTGTTCCCAAAGTCATCACTCCAACACCTGAGAGTACAAGTACCCTAACTCCTGCACCTGAGAcccccaaaacaaccacatcagAGCCCATTACCAATGGTACATCAGAGCCAGAACCAGATTCCAAACCGAGCCCAGATCATGCTGATATTATTGGAGGCTCAGCTCCAAAAGCAGTCCCTCCTAAAACCCCTGAAGTAGAGATGAAACCTAGTGGTGCCGTACTAGAAGTCGGCAGAGACGCCACTGTGGCTGAGGATTCAACCACCAACACCTGA